The Terriglobales bacterium DNA segment GGGTTCCATACCATGGAAGCGGGGAGCGGGCGGCCGCTCCCTACTTTTTTGTCTTTGAGCGCAAGTATCGGATATCGCGCTCTGGCACACAGACGTACTCTTCAGGCATGATGACAGCCGTGAAGCACCGCACCGCCGACCTGTGGGGCGCGGTCGCCCGCCGCGACCCGCGCTTCGATCGCGTCTTCGTCTATGGCGTGGCCTCCACCCACGTCTACTGCCGGCCTTCCTGTCCTTCGCGCCGGCCGCATCGCGAGCACGTGACCTTCTTCCCCGCCCCGGGGGCCGCGGAACAGGCCGGCTACCGCCCCTGTCGCCGCTGCCGGCCGGAGCAGCCCGCCGACGGCCATCCTCACGCGCGGCTGGTGGAGAGGATCTGCCGCCTCATCGATTCCAGCCTGGACGAGCCGCTGCGTCTGGAAGCGCTCAGCCGCGCCGCCGGCGTCAGCCCCTTCCACCTGCAGCGCACTTTCACGCGCGTGCTGGGCATCAGCCCGCGGCAATACGCCGAGGCCCGGCGCCTGCTGCGCTTGAAGACCGGCCTGCGCCAGGGCCAGGACGTCACCACCGCCCTCTACGACGCCGGCTACGGCTCCTCCAGCCGCCTCTACGAGCGTTCCCATCATCACTTGGGGATGACTCCCGCCACTTACCGCCGCGGCGGCGCCGGCGCGCGCATCCGCTACACGGTGGTGAGTTCGCCCCTGGGACGCATGCTGCTGGCGGCGACCTCCACCGGCGTCTGTGCAGTCAAGTTCGGCGACTCCGGCAGGAAGCTGGCGCGGGACCTGGCCCGCGAGTTCTCCGCCGCCGAGCTGTCTCTGGATCGCCGCGGCCTGGCCCGCTGGGCGGGCCAGCTCGCCGCCTCCATGCATGAGGGCGGCCGCGCCTTCGATATCCCTCTAGACCTGCGCGCCACCGCCTTCCAGTGGAAGGTGTGGGAGGCGCTGCGCGCCATCCCGCGCGGTGCGACCCGCAGCTACCGCCAGGTCGCGCAGGCCATCGGGCGCCCGCGCGCGGTGCGCGCCGTGGCCCGCGCCTGCGCCACCAACCCCGTCGCCGTGCTCATCCCCTGCCACCGCGTGGTGCGGACGGACGGCGCCCTGGGCGGTTATCGCTGGGGCATGGAGCGCAAGAAGACGTTGCTGAAGACGGAGGCCGGCAGCTAGCGGCTAGAAAGCCATCCCGGCTCACGCACGTGCTCTTCCTCCAGGCGACGCAGCCGCGCCTGCATGAGCCCGGCGCGGCCCAGGTACCCGACCAGCTTACTGGGCTCCTCGCGGCTGACCACCGGCAGCCGCCCGATGTCGTTGCGCAGCATAAGGGTGACCGCGTCCGCCAGCACCTCGTCGGGATAGGTGACCACCAGGGGGCTGCTGCCCGCGGTCAGCACGGTGCGGCTGCCGTCGGGATTCTGCTCCAGCGCGCGCACCACGTCGCCGTGGGTGACGATGCCCGCCGGCTTGCCCGTCGCGTCCACCAGCACCACCGCCTGGTGACGCGCCAGCTCGCCGCGCGCGATGCGCTCCGTCAGTTCCTGGAGCGTCGTCTCTGCGGGCAAGGTCGGCACTTCGCGGGCCATCACCTCGCCCACCGTCACCTGCTGCAGTACGTCGGCCTCGTAGTCGGTGGGGATGCGCAGCCCGCGCCGCGCCAGCTTCTCGGTCATGATGGAGGTGCGGGTGAACAGCAGCGCGATGCCGTCGGCGATCACGCACACCAGCATCAGCGGCAGGACCGCGTTGTAGTCGCGGGTGATCTCGAAGGCGAAGATGATGAAGGCGAAGGTGGCGCGCGAGGCCGCTCCGAAGACCGCCCCCATGGCCACCAGGGCGAAGGCCGCGGGCGACAGGTTGGCCGCCGGCAGGAAGTGGTTGAAGCCCATGGCCACCGCCGCCCCCAGTGCCGCGCTCGACATGAACATGGGCGCCAGCAGGCCGCCCGAGGTCCCCGAGCCCAGCGAGATGACCAGCGCCACCGCCTTGCACACCATCACCAGCAGCAGCAGCTTGAGCGCCAGGTTGTCGTTGAGGATGTCGGAGATGGTGTCGTAGCCCACCCCCAGCACCCGCGGCACGAAGAAGCCGATGATCCCCAGCCCCAGCGCCCCGATGGCCGGATGCCACAGGTCGCTGATGGGCAGCAGGTCGAAGAGGTCCTCCACCCAGTACAGCAGCTTGCTGAAGCCCACCGCGGCCAGCCCGCAGATCACCCCCAGCACCAGGTAATACGGCAGGGCGTGGGGCAGGCCGAAGTCCATGGTCTTGACGGTGAACATCGCTCCGGCGCCCAGCAGCTTGAGGCGCACGCTGGTGGCCAGCGTGGCCGCGATCACCAGCGGGATGAAGGAGCGCGACTTGAATTCGAAGAGCAGCAGCTCGATGGCCAGGATCACTCCCGCGATGGGGGTGCTGAAAGTGGCGGCCATGCCCGCCGCCGCGCCGCAGGCCAGCAGCACCTTGCGCTCCGCGGCGGTCACGTGGAAGAGTTGTCCCACCAGCGAGCCCACCGCTCCGCCGGTCTGGATGATGGGTCCTTCCGCTCCGAAGGGCCCGCCGGTGCCGATGGCGATGGCCGCGGAGAGCGGCTTCAGCAGGGCCACCTTGGGCTCGATCCGGCTGCGGCTGATGAGCACCGCTTCCATGGCCTCGGGGATGCCGTGCCCTTTGATCTTGGGCGAGCCGTACTTGGCCATGAAGCCCACGATGATCCCGCCCACCACCGGGATGAAGATCACCCACAGCCCCAGGCTCTCCACTCGCGGGCTGACGAAGCTGAAGGAAAGCCGGTGGTAGAAGGCCAGGTTGGTGAAGAACCCGATCAGGCGCAGCAGGACGTAGGCGATGCCCCCGGCCAGCACTCCGATGCCGCCCGCCAGCACCGACATCAGGAGCATGCGGAAGGAGGCGGGCGGGGCAGGCGGGCCGGGGGTGCGGGAGGATGCGGCGGCGGCTTCGGTCATCTATCTCTATCGCTCCACGATATTTCTCGCCGGACGTCCTTCCGCCTGCGGCTTCAGGGCGGAGGGTCGAGCGGAGGTGTCTTACATGCGGCGGCGCGCGGGGCTGTGGCGGCGCCCGTTGCCGGACGCGCGCAGCAGCGGCTCGAGCGCCCGCACCAGCGCCCGCCCGGCCGATTGCAGTTCCCCGCGCAGGCGCAGCGAGACCCGGCCGAGGATCTTTTCGCCCTTGGGGGTGAGCGACAGGTAGACCAGGCGCCGGTCGGGGCCGCGGCGCGCGCGGCGCAGCATACCCCGGTGCGCCAGGCGGTCCACCAGCTCCACCGCGCTGTGGTGCTGAACGAGCATGCGGTTGGCCAGCTCGCCGATGGTGGGCTGGCAGCCCGCCGGCAGGCCCTTGAGCGCCACCAGCATCTGGTGCTGCTGCGGCTCCAGGCCTGCCGCCCGCGCCTCCTGCTCGCTCAGCCGCAGGAAGCGGCGGATCTGGTAACGGAACTCCGCCCGCGCGCGGTACTCGCGGTCCGAAATGGCGTCCCTGCGCGTCATACCCTGTTATGTCGCTCTACGATAATATCGTAATGCTGCCCTCCTTCCGGGTCAAGCGCATATCCGGCGGACGCTCCTCGCGGGGCTCCGACGGAAGCGCCGGCCGATCCCGGCCCACGCTCCGCCGACCCCTTCATTTACAATGCTGTCTTCCCCGGGAGGAGGCCGCCGACCGTGATTCCCCGCTACACCCGCCCCGAGATGGGCCGCATCTGGAGCGACGAGTCGAAGTTCCGCGCCTGGCTGGAGGTGGAGATCGCGGCCAGCGAGACCCTGGCCGAGGCCGGCCTGGTCCCCGCCGAAGCCGCCGCCGCCATCCGCCAGAAAGGCGGCTTCGACCTGCGCCGCATCCAGGAGATCGAGGCCGAGGTCAAGCACGACGTCATCGCCTTCACTACCGCCGTGGCCGAGAAGGTCGGCCCCCACTCCCGCTGGCTGCACTTCGGACTGACCTCCAACGACGTGGTCGACACCGCTCAGGCCCTGCAGGTCAAGGCCGCCTCGGCCCTGCTGCGCCAGGGGCTGGAGCGCTTGCGCGACGCGCTCGCCCGCCGCGCCCGCGAGTTCCAGCACACCCCCATGATCGGGCGCACCCACGGCATCCATGCCGAGCCCATCACCTTCGGTCTCAAGCTGGCCAACTGGTACGCCGAGAGCGGGCGCAACCTCGCCCGCTTCGAGAGCGCCGCCGAGGACATGCGCGTCGGCAAGCTCTCCGGCGCGGTAGGCAACTGCGCCCACCTCGAGCCCGAGCTGGAGCAGAAGATCTGCGCCCGCCTGGGCCTGGAGGTGGACGCCATCTCCTCCCAGGTCATCCAGCGCGACCGCCACGCCGCCTACCTGGCCACGCTGGCGGTCATCGCCTCCAGCCTGGACAAGATCGCCACCGAGGTCCGCCACCTGCAGCGCACCGAGGTGCGCGAGGCCGAGGAGTTCTTCTCCGAGAAGCAGAAGGGCTCCAGCGCCATGCCGCACAAGCGCAATCCCGTGACCTGCGAGCAGATCTCGGGGCTGGCGCGCGTGGTGCGCGCCAACGCCCAGGCCGCGCTGGAGAACGTCGCCCTGTGGCACGAGCGCGACATCTCCCACTCCTCGGTCGAGCGCGTCATCCTGCCCGACTCCACCATCCTGGTGGACTACCTGCTGGCCAAGAGCGCCAACCTGGTCGACACCTTGGTGGTCTATCCCCGCCGCATGAAGGAGAACCTGGAGAGCACGGGCGGGCTGGTCTTCAGCGGGCAACTGCTGCTCGACCTGGCCGAGGCCGGCATGCTGCGCGAGCAGGCCTACCGCCTGGTGCAGCACCACGCCATGCGCGCCTGGAAGCAGGGTCTGAACTTCCGCCAGTTGGTGCAGAAGGACAAGGCCATCACCCGGCGCCTCTCCCGCCGCCAACTGGAGCGCGCTTTCGACCTCAAGCGCCAACTCCGCAACGTGGACAAGATCTTCGCCCGCGTGTTCGGAGAGAGTTCACCGCCCCGAGGAGGAGTCGAGAAGAAGCGGTGAATGATGGCGTGTTTCCGGGATGGCACGGCTTCAGCCGTGCCGTGCAGCGTCGCCAAACTCGTTCGGTCCCGAGGGAGCCCGCAGCGCCAGCGAGGGCGACCCGAGGGACCCCGCGCGGCTAGTTCCGGGGAATCGGGGGGAAAGAAGCGATCCTCTGCCGGAGCAGGTCGGGTACCCCCTCGCAACTCCTCTCCCGGTCGTCTTCCGTCCAGCCGAACAGCGGTGGATGGTCGGGAGACTCGGGCGTCGGCCCCCAGATTATCTTGCCGCTGGTCAGCACGTAGCCAAACTGGCGATAGTCCTTGGTCCAGAAACCCGAGACACCTCCATTCCCAAAGCTGCCCGCGGCTTCGAAGCTCAAGTCGATGACGAACCTCCCTGACTTGTCGATGAACCCGCTGCGATCGCCCTGGCGAGCCGGAGCCAAGCCACGTGAGAAGTCACCTGCCCAGTCGAACTGAAAAGGGATAACCACCTGTCCCTTGCGGTCAATGTAACCGAGTTTCTTGTGCCGCTCTACAGCCGCCAGACCGTCCGAGAAGTCGTTGCCCGACTCAAACTGCGCAGGGAAGGCCTGATGCCCGTTCAGGCCGAGGTACACCCACTTGTCGCCCATGAACACCCCAATCAGGCCCTCTCTCGGCAGTCCGGGCACATCGAAGCCTTGGGCGAGGACATGCCCGTTCTTATCGATGAGCGCGTACGTGTCGCCCAGTCCCACAACCGCGACGCCCTCAAGAAAACGATAAGCTTCGTCAAACCGGGGCGAAATCGCCTCGTTGCCTGCGGAATCGATGAACCCCCACTTTCCATTCACTTCCACCGGCGCCAGACCCTCGGAAAAATCGAGGACGCTCTGATATCTAGGCGGTATCACCCAGCGTCCCGTCGCGTCGACAAAGCCCTTTTTGCCGTTGTCGTCCTCCATGAACGTTAGCCCGTCGCTCACAAGCAATCGTAGCGGCCACACATTGCCCTGGCGATCGATAGAGACCATCCGGCCGCAGAGGAAGACCTTTGCCAGTCCGTCCCCGAAATCGCTGGCCCAGATGTATTGAGGCGAAATAACGAAGCGCCCACTGTGGTCGATGTACCCGTAGCGCCCGTCTTGGACAACCAGCAGCGGTTCATCCGTGGCATCCTCGCGGGTCTGGGCCGCGGCCGAAGGGGCCGCCGTAAGCAGTAGAGCGAAGACTAAGGCACTCGTCATTGCAGGCGAGGGACGCATGCGAGGCCCAGTCTAGCACCAGAGAAGCGTCGCCGTGCCCCAGCCTCGGGTCGCCCTCGCTTTCCGCTCTGGCCTTCCTCGGCCGGGGGCTCCGGGCGTCTCTCTCGGCACGGCTGAAGCCGTGCCCTCCCGGTCCTGCTCCGCGGCAGCGCGCTGACGTCTTTTCTGGCGACCGGCTACTGGCGACTACGCCGTGTGCGCGGCCAGATGCCCAGGGCGCCCCTTGGGCACTTCCAGGGCGGGATCGAGGTACATGGGATAGCCCTTGTCGCGCCAGCCGAAGAAGCCCCCGGCCAGTGGCCGCACCTGCTTGATCCCCTTGGCTCTCAGCTTCAGCGCCACCCGGGCGCTGGTCGCTTCGTTGGGTCAAGTGCAGTACAGGATGACCTCGCGGTCGCGCGGGATCTCCTGGTTGCGCTCCTCGATCTCGTCCGGCTTCATGCGCAGCGCCCCCGGCAGGGTGCGGGGGTCGGTCAGCCAGTCCAGGGGATGGCGCAGGTCCACGATGGTGACCGCCTCCCCTGCTTCCAGCCGCGCCTTCAGTTCTTCCGCCGGGATACGGGCCACCGCCAGGTCCTTCACGAAGCGCCGCCGCTGCCCGTACTTGCGCCACAGGAAGGCGGCCAGGGCCGCTAGCAGCAGCACCAGCAGCCAGGCCCCCAGCCGGGCGCTGTAGGCGGCCAGCAACTCCAACTGGTGGCTGAAGGCGAAACCCAGCAGCACGAGCGAGCCCACCCAGAGCAGCGAGCCCAGGAAGTCGAAGAGCAGGAAGCGGGCCAGGCTCATTCCCCCCGCCCCGGCCAGGGGCGGAGCGGCGGTGCTGAAGCCGGGGATGAACTTGGCCAGCAACAGGGAGCGCGGCCCGCTCTTGGCGATGCGGCTCTGGGTCGTGCGCACGCAGGAGTCGGGCTCCAGCGAGACCTTGCACAGGAAGTTCAGGACCTTGGCGCCGCGCCGGCGTCCCAGCCGGAACCACAGCAGGTCGGCGGACACCGAAGCCACGGTCGAGAGCAGCACTACTGCGGCGGCATCCAGTTTGTGCAGCCCGATGAGCGCACCCGCCGCCAGCAGCAGCGGCGCGGAGGGCACCGGCAGCCCCGCCTGCTCCCCCAGCACCCACAGGAAAAGAACCAGGTAGCCGTTAGCCACCAGGAAGTCCATCAGCTCGTGCACGCCTCGGCTCCTCCAGAGAAGATTCTCAGGGACCGACTTTGTTGCAGAATTTCTTGGCGCCGGCGCGGCACCCCGGAGATTGGAACGTCCGCGCGGCCGCGGTGGTGATTCTGTTGGGCTAGTCTCCTGGATCCTGTCTGCGGTCTTCCACCATCGCCGCCGCACGCCATTCCAGGAGGATTGGGTTCCCGCAAGCACTTAGTCGTCTAGACGATAGTTGTCTAACCGACTTACAGATCTCGCTCCCTAGGTCACCGCCCCGCGAGCGGCCTCCAGCAGCTCATTCATCAGCCGCAGTCCCTCTTCGGTCATGTGCCCCAGTTGGAGCTGGTGCAGGCGGGGAATGAGTTCGTCGAGTTTGTGCAGGATCTCCAGGCCCTGGGGGGTGATGCGGGTGAGGATGACGCGGCGGTCGTGGTCCTCGCGGCGGCGCCCCACCAGGCCGCGTTTCTCCAGCCGGTCGAGCAGGCGGGTGACGTCGGGATCGCGTGTGATCATGCGCTCCGCCACCTCTCCACAGGCCAGGCCCTTGGGCCCTGCCGCCCGCAGGATGCGCAGCACGTTGTACTGGGTCGGCGAAAGCCCCACCGGCTTCAGCAGGTCGGAGACCGAGCGCATCAGCTCATCGGCGGTGCGCTGCAGGTTGGTGAAGACCTCCTCCTCCAGGCTGGTGAAGGGGATGGCGGCTTCCTGCCCAGGCTCGTCTTTGTGCTTTCCCGGCATTCCGGCGACTATAGGCGTTAAAACGAATAAATGTCAAGCGGGAAATCAGCCGCGACTAGCGTCGTCGTTCACGCCGGATGAATTCCCGTTGCAACATGGAGTAGAGGTGGAGATCCGGGAACTTCCCCTTGATCTGCTCGAACTGCCGCAGCGTACCCTCGAGCTTCATGCCCGCCTTCTGCAGGACGCGGGCCGAAGCCCGGTTCCCGACCACCACCCGCGCCTGCAGGCGGTTCAGCTTCAACCTGCGAAAGCCAAAGGCCAGCAGCGCCCCGACCGCCTCGGTGGCGTAGCCCTGCCCCCAATGCGGCCGGCCCAGCCAGTAGCCAAACTCCCCGCGGCGGTGCTTCGTCTCGAGCGGCAAAAAGCCGCACATCCCGATCAGCTTCCCGCTGCCCCGCAAGGTGATGGCCCAGTGCGGGGCCCCGGTCCGGCGATGACTCGCTTCCAGCCGGCGCACGATCCGGCGCGTCTCCGCCAGGCTGCGGTGGGTCTCGAAGACCATGTAGCGCGTCACCCGCGGGTCGGAGCAGTAGCGGAAGACGGCCTCCGCGTCGCCGGGACGCAGCCGTCGCAGCCGCAGCCGTCGCGTGGTCAGCACCGGAAGTGGCCGGGGGCGCCCGGTCCGGCTTCCCTTCCCCCGCCTCATAGCCGGTTGATCATCGAGGCCACGTAGCCGGCCCCGAAGCCGTTGTCGATGTTGACCACGCTGACGTTGGAGGCGCAGGAGTTCAGCATGCCCAGCAGCGCCGCCAGCCCCTCGAACGACGCCCCGTAGCCCACGCTGGTGGGCACGGCGATCACCGGCACCCCCACCAGCCCTCCCACCACGCTGGGCAGCGCTCCTTCCATGCCGGCGCAGACGATCACCACCCGCGCCCGGGTGAGCGCCTCCCGATGGGCCAGCAGGCGGTGGATCCCGGCCACGCCTACGTCATAAAAGTGCTCCACCTCGTTGCCCATGACCTCGGCGGTGACCACCGCTTCCTCCGCCACCGGGATGTCGCCCGTCCCCGCCGAGACCACAGCGATCTTGCCCTTGCCGTAGCGCTTGCGGTCCTGGCAGAGCACGATGGCGCGCGCCAATTCGCGATACTCCGCCCGCCGCAGCTTCCGCCGCACCGCCCGGAACTGCTCTTCCGTGGCACGCGTGGCCAGCACATTCGAGCCCTGGCGCGCCAGTCGCGCGAAGATGCCCGCCACCTGGGCCGCGCTCTTGCCCTGCGCCAGCACCACCTCGGGCATGCCCGCGCGCAGTACCCGGTGATGGTCCACCTTGGCGAAGCCCAGGTCCTCGAAGGGCAGATGGCGCAGGCGCGCCACCGCCTGGTCGGGGCTCAGTTTGCCCCGCCGCACCTGGTCGAAGAGCCGCTTGATGGACTCGGGCTTCACAGGGAAAGCAGTCAGCACTCAGCCGTCAGCATTCAGCCAGTCAGGTTATCACGGCACGCGCCGGCTCCCTGAGTACTGAGTACCGAGTACTGAGTACTAGCCTCCCAGCCTGCTCAGCAGTTGGAAGTAGAGCGTGCTCGCCGCTCCCGGCGGGTCGAGGGAACGGAAGTAGAGGGAGCGGAGGAAGCGGCGAGAAAGGCGCGCTTCCAGGTAGGCGTCGTAGAGTTCCGTGCCCAGCATCTGCCCGAGCTGCTGCGCGGCGAAGCCCAGGGCCTCGCCGGTGAGTTCGAGCAGCGGGTCGGGCTGGGCGTAGAGCACCCGCAGGTCCTCGCGGCGCACTCCCGCTCGCGCCGGATAGAGCACGCGCGAGCCCAAATAGGCCAGCGCCTCCTCCAGCACCCGGGTGAAGAAGAGGTCCTCGGCCGAGCCCGGCGGACGCCCGTGGCCGTTGCTGCCGGCCTTCCCCCGGCAGGCGGCATGGACGAAGCGGGCCGCCTCCTCCGCTCCGCCGGCCATCTCAAACCGCTGCAGAAAGATGGCGTTCAGGCGCGACAGGTAGCAGCCGCCGCGCTCGCGGATGGCCGCCAGCACCGCCCGCGCTTCCTCCAGGCTGGCGCCCTGGCGCGACAGCAGCTTGCGCAGCGGCTCCCACTCTCCCCGGGCATGCACCTCGGGGAGCAGGTCCACCAGGTAGCGCGGCTGGGTGCCGTTGTGGGGTGAGTACGGGTCGACGTGCAGGAAGCGCAGCAGCGCCTCGATCAGGTTGTAGAGGGTGGGCGCGGGGTCGGGAGCCGCGGTGGGCGCCTGCCGCCAGCGCTCGATGCACATGCGGTAGCTCTCGTATTTTTCCAGGGGGCTGGCGGCCAGGACGCAGAACACGTCCTCCTGGACGCGTACCGCCTCCACCCGCCCGGGCTCGCCCGCCGCCTGCCAGTAGAGCGCGTCCACGTTCTGCAGGAGGGTGAGGATGCGGTCCTGGGGGCGCCGCTGCCGCAGCCAGCGGGGGATGTGGTTGGGGGCCAGGTGCGACTCCCCGAACAGCGCCACCACCCGGGCGTGAGGGTTGCGCTCGCGCAGGTCGTCGATGCGGGCGGCGGCGTGGCGGTCGCGCAGGTTCACCCGCCGCAGGTCATGGCGGGGCAGGCAGTCCAGGCCCACGATGCCGCCGGCGTGGGCCCGCGCCGCCTCCAGCAAGGCCTCCGCCGGCTCCCACTCATACCCCCACTGGGTATCGAAGCGCAGCCGCAGCCGCAATTCGTCGTTCGAGACCTCTCCCCGCAGCCAGCGGTCCAGCAGGTGCTGGTCGCGCGCCAGCACGAACTCCACTCCCAGGGCCACCGGGCGCCCCGGCGCCCGGCCCAGCCGCTCCACGACCTCGGCGGCAAAGCGCTGCGAGGCCGGCAGGGCATGATAGTCGGCGATCAGGATGACATCGGCGCTGCTCATCTGGGCGTGCAGTTCTTCGCGGCTGAGGGAAGCCTGGTAAGCGGAATAGGCCTGCTGGTAGTCGCGCAGGTACTTCTGCCGGCCGTTGGGATCGTGGACGCGGATGTCCCGCTCCACACCCGCGAGGGCATGGCGTTCGGCCGCACTGCGGCGCAGGCGCAGAGTGGTAGCAGTCGCCATGTTGTGCTCGGGGAAGAACGGTGCTCTGGCCGGAGGCGGGTCCTTGACGCGAATGAGCCCTACTCCCTATGCTCATCGCGCGGTCAGTTCTCTTTCGACTTTGGACGCTTCCCGATGCCCCTTGCGGAACCCAGGACCCTCACCGTGGCCATGACCGGCGCCAGTGGCGCGGTGTTCACCCGGCAGTTCCTGCTCCTCGCGGAGCGCGACCGCCGGGTCACCAGGGTGAACTTTATCGTTTCTGACAGTGCCCTGCGAGTAGCAGCCGAGGAACTGGGGTTAACCGGGAGGGCGCACCTGGTGAAGCAGATCCTGGGGAAAGACTCGAAGAAGATCGCGCTGCAGAACAACGCCGACATCGGCGCCAACGTGGCCAGCGGCTCCTATCCCACCGACGCCATGGTGGTCATCCCCTGCAGCATGGGGACATTGGCGCGTATCGCCTGCGGCACCGCCGACCGCCTCATCGAGCGCGCTGCCGACGTCTGCCTCAAGGAGCGCCGCCCCCTCGTCCTGTGCGTGCGCGAGACCCCGCTCAACAAGATCCACATCCGCAATCTCTACCGCGCCGCCGACGCCGGGGCCACCATCTTTCCCCTGATCCCCACCTTCTACAACCGGCCTAGGAACGGGACTGAGATGGCGCGCGAGTTCGCCTGCCGCGTGCTCGCCCATGTCGGCTTGCCGCAACCCGACGCCTTTCGCTGGAAGGGCTAGCTTGGGTGGAGCGCGCGCCGCAGCAGTCCCGCTGCCGGTTCAGCGACGGGGAAGCTCTGCAGCTCTTCCGCCGTCAGCCAGCGGGCCTCGGCGGCGTCGCCGCCGGCGCGCAGTTCCCCGCCCACCCGCCGGCATAGCAGGTCGATGAGCACGTAGTGGTAGCGGATCTTTCCTTCCGAATCGGGCAGGATGCGGTCGAAGACTCCCAGCACCTCGCCGGGCTCGACCACGAGGCCGGTTTCTTCCCGGGCCTCGCGAACAGCGGCCTCGCGCACCGTCTCGCCCAGCTCCAGCATGCCCCCGGG contains these protein-coding regions:
- a CDS encoding ChaN family lipoprotein; amino-acid sequence: MATATTLRLRRSAAERHALAGVERDIRVHDPNGRQKYLRDYQQAYSAYQASLSREELHAQMSSADVILIADYHALPASQRFAAEVVERLGRAPGRPVALGVEFVLARDQHLLDRWLRGEVSNDELRLRLRFDTQWGYEWEPAEALLEAARAHAGGIVGLDCLPRHDLRRVNLRDRHAAARIDDLRERNPHARVVALFGESHLAPNHIPRWLRQRRPQDRILTLLQNVDALYWQAAGEPGRVEAVRVQEDVFCVLAASPLEKYESYRMCIERWRQAPTAAPDPAPTLYNLIEALLRFLHVDPYSPHNGTQPRYLVDLLPEVHARGEWEPLRKLLSRQGASLEEARAVLAAIRERGGCYLSRLNAIFLQRFEMAGGAEEAARFVHAACRGKAGSNGHGRPPGSAEDLFFTRVLEEALAYLGSRVLYPARAGVRREDLRVLYAQPDPLLELTGEALGFAAQQLGQMLGTELYDAYLEARLSRRFLRSLYFRSLDPPGAASTLYFQLLSRLGG
- a CDS encoding UbiX family flavin prenyltransferase, producing the protein MPLAEPRTLTVAMTGASGAVFTRQFLLLAERDRRVTRVNFIVSDSALRVAAEELGLTGRAHLVKQILGKDSKKIALQNNADIGANVASGSYPTDAMVVIPCSMGTLARIACGTADRLIERAADVCLKERRPLVLCVRETPLNKIHIRNLYRAADAGATIFPLIPTFYNRPRNGTEMAREFACRVLAHVGLPQPDAFRWKG
- a CDS encoding NUDIX hydrolase, which gives rise to MKRDYPERPLVGVGAVIVDGGRVVVVRRATAPLQGEWSIPGGMLELGETVREAAVREAREETGLVVEPGEVLGVFDRILPDSEGKIRYHYVLIDLLCRRVGGELRAGGDAAEARWLTAEELQSFPVAEPAAGLLRRALHPS